One window from the genome of Bacteroidota bacterium encodes:
- a CDS encoding peptidoglycan DD-metalloendopeptidase family protein translates to MLLLAALPAAAQDDQRAAEERLRELKSQIADYEQRLSRTQREETSAAAALSELDREIAVREALIDSYREQQAVLSGEAVDIQRSMASLETELQTLKAEYAVHARNAYMRGRVGDLALILSAGSINQMLVRARYLQRFSRQRQGKLGQIAATRQAMASRQAALDSSAARIDTLLAESRAEQQALASRKSERAVLVEDLRQQRAGLQAELQQRQNDANRLEARIQQLIAAEEARRREAERTRRAEAERARAEGDTEAVRAAEAAESAFVELTGSFRQNRGRLPWPATGVVTGTFGTRTHPVYGTKTKSIGLEISSAPMASVRAVFDGLVSRVFAMPGYGTCIMVSHGDYATIYGNLSSVDVRQGQEVRAGEGVGRAGTAEDPLGAGVFFALFSGGEAVDPAGWLARR, encoded by the coding sequence TTGCTCCTCCTCGCCGCGTTGCCTGCCGCGGCGCAGGACGACCAGCGGGCGGCCGAGGAGCGCCTCCGGGAGCTGAAGAGCCAGATCGCCGACTACGAGCAGCGACTCTCCCGCACGCAGCGCGAGGAAACGAGCGCCGCCGCCGCCCTCAGCGAACTCGACCGCGAGATCGCCGTCCGCGAGGCGCTCATCGACTCGTACCGCGAGCAGCAGGCGGTACTCAGCGGCGAAGCCGTCGACATCCAGCGCTCGATGGCGTCGCTCGAGACCGAGCTGCAGACGCTCAAGGCGGAGTACGCCGTCCACGCGCGCAACGCCTACATGCGCGGCCGGGTCGGCGACCTCGCCCTGATCCTGTCGGCGGGGTCGATCAACCAGATGCTCGTCCGGGCGCGCTACCTCCAGCGCTTCAGCCGCCAGCGCCAGGGCAAGCTCGGGCAGATCGCCGCGACCCGGCAGGCGATGGCGAGCCGGCAGGCCGCGCTCGACTCGTCGGCGGCGCGCATCGACACGCTCCTGGCCGAGAGCCGGGCCGAGCAGCAGGCCCTGGCCAGCCGCAAGAGCGAGCGCGCCGTGCTCGTCGAGGACCTCCGGCAGCAGCGCGCCGGGCTCCAGGCCGAACTCCAGCAGCGTCAGAACGACGCGAACCGGCTGGAGGCGCGCATCCAGCAGCTCATCGCGGCCGAGGAGGCGCGCCGCCGCGAGGCCGAGCGCACCCGCCGTGCCGAAGCGGAGCGCGCCCGCGCCGAGGGCGACACCGAGGCCGTCCGCGCCGCCGAAGCGGCCGAGTCGGCCTTCGTCGAGCTGACCGGCTCGTTCCGGCAGAACCGGGGGCGGCTGCCGTGGCCCGCGACGGGCGTCGTGACCGGCACGTTCGGGACGCGGACGCACCCCGTCTACGGAACCAAGACCAAGAGCATCGGGCTGGAGATTTCGTCGGCTCCGATGGCGTCGGTCCGCGCCGTGTTCGACGGCCTCGTGAGCCGCGTCTTTGCGATGCCGGGCTACGGCACCTGCATCATGGTCTCGCACGGCGACTACGCGACGATCTACGGCAACCTCTCGTCGGTGGACGTGCGGCAGGGCCAGGAGGTCCGCGCCGGCGAGGGCGTCGGGCGCGCCGGCACGGCCGAAGACCCCCTCGGGGCCGGCGTGTTCTTCGCGCTCTTCTCCGGCGGCGAGGCCGTGGACCCGGCGGGCTGGCTCGCCAGAAGGTGA
- the rpiB gene encoding ribose 5-phosphate isomerase B translates to MPGRPLITERDVRRALADGQRSLALPPNALVTALARDTAHDHGLTLAEPGAASEVRARQTTTRPAPPKTLAVGCDHAGFAHKAALAQHAEALGWTVRDVGTDSDASVDYPDFAFAVARLVALGEVQCGLVIDGVGVGSAMVANKVAGVRAACCASEFAAFNARAHNDAHVLTLGSRTSGIEVSKRVLATFLTTAFEGGRHAGRVQKIEDVETRFLRAGERENG, encoded by the coding sequence ATGCCCGGACGCCCCCTCATCACCGAGCGCGACGTGCGCCGCGCCCTCGCCGACGGGCAACGCTCGCTCGCCCTCCCCCCGAACGCGCTCGTGACGGCCCTCGCCCGCGACACGGCCCACGACCACGGGCTCACGCTCGCCGAGCCGGGCGCGGCCTCGGAGGTCCGGGCCCGGCAGACCACCACGCGACCCGCGCCGCCGAAGACCCTCGCCGTCGGCTGCGACCACGCGGGGTTCGCGCACAAAGCGGCGCTCGCCCAGCACGCGGAGGCGCTCGGGTGGACGGTGCGCGACGTGGGCACCGACTCGGACGCCTCGGTGGACTACCCCGACTTCGCCTTTGCTGTGGCGCGGCTCGTGGCCCTCGGCGAGGTGCAGTGCGGCCTCGTGATCGACGGTGTCGGAGTCGGCTCGGCGATGGTGGCGAACAAGGTGGCAGGGGTGCGCGCCGCGTGCTGCGCCAGCGAGTTCGCCGCCTTCAACGCCCGCGCCCACAACGACGCGCACGTCCTCACCCTCGGCAGCCGCACCTCCGGCATCGAGGTCAGCAAGCGCGTCCTCGCGACCTTCCTCACGACCGCGTTCGAGGGTGGTCGCCACGCCGGGCGCGTCCAGAAGATCGAGGACGTGGAAACGCGGTTTCTGAGAGCGGGCGAGCGGGAGAATGGGTGA
- a CDS encoding Glu/Leu/Phe/Val dehydrogenase: MSPAVLPSVVQQRPKVSAYEIATANFKRAADVVGLSEEWRQLIRRPFREMKVEVPLHMEDGTLRTYTGYRIQHNGARGPFKGGIRFSPLVDADEVRALAEMMTYKTALVNVPFGGGKGGINVDPRELTTKELEQLTRRYISRIHLILGPNRDVPAPDLGSNGQVMAWIVDQYGRQHGHAPAVVTGKPLALGGSPGREAATGRGVMICALEGAKDLGMAVKDLRVTVQGFGNVGMWAAKLLDQQGARVVAVSDVSGGLFNGDGLDVQHICDYKDAQDHGTIEGYDAPGVEHVAHADFMGVDCNVLIPAAIESAINEDNVDTVQAKLIVEGANLPVTPTADRRLNERGVLVLPDLLANAGGVTVSYFEWAQNFQQFRWNEDDVNRRLEEIMLNAYRSVRDRAHHYGVTMREGAFVVAVERVVEVEKLRGML; encoded by the coding sequence ATGTCGCCCGCCGTCCTGCCGTCCGTCGTCCAGCAACGTCCGAAGGTCTCCGCCTACGAGATCGCCACGGCCAACTTCAAGCGCGCCGCCGACGTGGTCGGCCTCAGCGAGGAGTGGCGCCAGCTCATCCGGCGGCCGTTCCGCGAGATGAAGGTCGAGGTGCCGCTCCACATGGAGGACGGCACGCTGCGGACCTACACCGGCTACCGCATCCAGCACAACGGCGCGCGCGGCCCGTTCAAGGGCGGCATCCGCTTCTCGCCGCTCGTCGACGCCGACGAGGTGCGGGCCCTCGCCGAGATGATGACCTACAAGACGGCCCTCGTCAACGTCCCCTTCGGCGGCGGCAAGGGCGGGATCAACGTCGACCCGCGCGAACTGACGACGAAGGAGCTCGAGCAGCTCACGCGGCGCTACATCTCGCGCATCCACCTCATCCTCGGCCCGAACCGCGACGTCCCGGCCCCGGACCTCGGCTCGAACGGGCAGGTGATGGCGTGGATCGTGGACCAGTACGGCCGCCAGCACGGGCACGCGCCGGCCGTCGTGACGGGCAAGCCGCTCGCGCTCGGCGGCTCGCCGGGGCGCGAGGCCGCGACGGGGCGCGGCGTGATGATCTGCGCGCTCGAAGGCGCGAAGGACCTCGGCATGGCCGTCAAAGATCTCCGGGTGACCGTCCAGGGCTTCGGTAACGTCGGGATGTGGGCTGCCAAGCTGCTCGACCAGCAGGGCGCACGCGTCGTCGCCGTCTCCGACGTGTCGGGCGGCCTCTTCAACGGCGACGGCCTCGACGTTCAGCACATCTGCGACTACAAAGACGCCCAGGACCACGGCACGATCGAGGGCTACGACGCGCCCGGCGTCGAGCACGTCGCCCACGCCGACTTCATGGGGGTCGACTGCAACGTTCTCATTCCTGCCGCCATCGAGTCGGCCATCAACGAGGACAACGTGGACACGGTCCAGGCGAAGCTCATCGTCGAGGGCGCGAACCTGCCGGTCACGCCGACCGCCGACCGCCGCCTGAACGAGCGCGGCGTGCTCGTCCTCCCAGACCTGCTCGCGAATGCGGGCGGCGTGACGGTGTCGTACTTCGAGTGGGCCCAGAACTTCCAGCAGTTCCGCTGGAACGAGGACGACGTCAACCGCCGCCTCGAAGAGATCATGCTCAACGCCTACCGCAGCGTGCGCGACCGCGCCCACCACTACGGCGTGACGATGCGCGAGGGCGCCTTCGTGGTCGCCGTCGAGCGCGTCGTCGAGGTCGAGAAGCTGCGCGGAATGTTGTAA
- a CDS encoding amidohydrolase family protein codes for MRFLLASLALLLTVPTQAQDRPPLDPGVRPVTRTFAITNARVVPEPGRVLERATVVVRNGLIEAVGEDVAVPFDAEVVEGDSLTVYAGFIDGLGHAGIAESEDDEAERPRDPGNPPREAAGLTPDRDARTLLDPDNSLVEALRKLGFTVAHSVPHDGMLAGQGAVVLLAGETPEAMVLRGASSLFAQFDGASGAYPATPMGIMAALRQQFRDAERRQTGAALYADNPAGLDRPTYDPVLSALPPSLGGTQPVFFAVDDVLEGHRALEIADELGLSLVLGGLRESSMLTDKLRAAEVPVFASLDLPERPEADSTAADSLGVSAGEIFLTERRTRSYADVGDEVEALSARRREAIGLYERNALTLREADIPFGFATLGAKPSDVRTSLRRIVEAGLSEDDALAALTTTPAALLGLERSLGTVEAGKMANLVVTDGSYFDEETSIRFVFVDGERFEVETDEGFDADAEVVAAGTWDYRVVTEGQTMEGTMTIADDGGTLSGSVDAEGVGVVPMDDLDLDGNRLSFSVTSDAFGTITFSGLITGDTYAADLTGANIPPLALSATRRPG; via the coding sequence ATGCGTTTTCTCCTTGCCTCACTGGCGCTCCTGCTTACCGTCCCGACGCAGGCCCAGGACCGGCCGCCGCTCGACCCTGGCGTGCGCCCTGTCACCCGGACCTTCGCTATCACGAACGCCCGCGTCGTCCCGGAGCCGGGCCGCGTGCTAGAGCGGGCTACGGTCGTCGTTCGGAATGGACTGATCGAAGCCGTCGGCGAAGACGTGGCGGTGCCGTTCGACGCCGAGGTGGTAGAGGGCGACTCGCTGACGGTCTACGCCGGGTTCATCGACGGCCTCGGGCACGCCGGCATCGCCGAGTCCGAAGACGACGAGGCCGAGCGCCCGCGCGATCCGGGCAACCCGCCCCGCGAGGCCGCCGGCCTCACGCCCGACCGCGACGCCCGCACGCTCCTCGACCCGGATAACTCGTTGGTGGAGGCGCTGCGGAAGCTCGGCTTCACCGTCGCCCACAGCGTGCCGCATGACGGCATGCTCGCCGGGCAAGGCGCGGTCGTCCTCCTCGCGGGCGAGACGCCGGAGGCGATGGTGCTGCGCGGCGCGTCGTCGCTCTTCGCGCAGTTCGACGGGGCCTCGGGCGCGTACCCCGCCACGCCGATGGGGATCATGGCCGCGCTCCGGCAGCAGTTCCGCGACGCCGAGCGGCGGCAGACCGGCGCAGCGCTCTACGCCGACAACCCCGCCGGTCTCGACCGCCCGACCTACGACCCGGTGCTCTCCGCCCTCCCCCCGTCGCTCGGGGGCACCCAGCCGGTCTTCTTCGCCGTCGACGATGTGCTCGAAGGGCACCGAGCCCTCGAGATCGCCGACGAGCTAGGGCTGAGCCTCGTCCTGGGCGGGCTGCGCGAGAGTTCGATGCTCACCGACAAGCTCCGCGCCGCCGAGGTCCCCGTCTTCGCCTCGCTCGATCTCCCAGAGCGCCCGGAAGCCGACTCGACTGCGGCCGACTCGCTCGGCGTATCCGCTGGCGAGATCTTCCTCACCGAGCGCCGCACCCGCTCCTACGCCGACGTGGGCGACGAGGTCGAGGCGCTCAGCGCCCGGCGCCGCGAGGCCATCGGCCTCTACGAGCGTAACGCTCTCACCCTCCGCGAGGCAGACATCCCGTTCGGCTTCGCTACGCTCGGTGCCAAGCCGTCGGACGTCCGCACGAGCCTCCGCCGGATCGTCGAGGCCGGGCTGAGCGAGGACGACGCGCTCGCCGCGCTCACCACGACCCCCGCTGCCCTCCTCGGGCTGGAACGCAGCCTCGGCACCGTCGAGGCGGGCAAGATGGCCAACCTCGTCGTCACCGACGGGTCGTACTTCGACGAGGAGACGAGCATCCGATTCGTATTCGTCGACGGCGAGCGCTTCGAGGTCGAGACCGACGAGGGTTTTGACGCCGACGCCGAGGTGGTCGCTGCCGGGACGTGGGACTACCGCGTCGTGACCGAAGGCCAGACGATGGAGGGGACGATGACTATCGCCGACGACGGCGGTACGCTCAGCGGCTCGGTCGACGCTGAGGGCGTCGGCGTTGTCCCGATGGACGACCTCGACCTCGACGGCAACCGCCTCTCGTTCAGCGTCACGTCCGATGCCTTCGGAACGATCACCTTCTCCGGCCTCATCACCGGCGACACCTACGCGGCCGACCTGACCGGCGCGAACATCCCGCCGCTCGCCCTCAGCGCCACCCGCCGTCCGGGCTGA
- a CDS encoding DUF4292 domain-containing protein: MRPLLVLVLLAVAGCSSGPLVRDAPDLAAPADFPNHSAEQIVLLMEAVAKQDSLAAFVSQANVEVRSPERSADLSATIRHRAADTLWASARGPFGIEVARARATPDSVALHDKFNGKLYLGSVDAASQLLPSPLDMQALFDTLLGRLRPDRAAEWTVEIDSSYYVLTGDAERFTVDPASWRTVRYQGFVGERLVDERTFSAFDVVGGRVLPRRVVLRNPAEAAEVRIEHRDLTLNPATLAFPFSPGDAEVIPLD; encoded by the coding sequence GTGCGCCCGCTGCTCGTCCTCGTCCTGCTCGCCGTCGCCGGCTGCTCGTCCGGGCCGCTCGTCCGCGACGCGCCCGACCTGGCGGCCCCGGCAGACTTCCCGAACCACTCCGCCGAGCAGATCGTCCTCCTGATGGAAGCCGTGGCCAAGCAAGACTCGCTCGCCGCGTTCGTCAGCCAGGCCAATGTCGAGGTCCGCTCGCCGGAGCGCAGCGCCGACCTCTCAGCCACGATCCGGCACCGTGCGGCGGACACGCTGTGGGCTTCGGCACGCGGCCCGTTCGGGATCGAGGTCGCTCGCGCCCGCGCCACGCCCGACTCGGTGGCGCTCCACGACAAGTTCAACGGCAAGCTCTACCTCGGCTCGGTCGACGCCGCGTCGCAGTTGCTGCCGAGCCCGCTCGACATGCAGGCGCTCTTCGACACCCTCCTCGGCCGGCTGCGTCCCGACCGGGCGGCAGAATGGACGGTCGAGATCGACAGCAGCTACTACGTGCTCACGGGCGACGCGGAGCGGTTTACGGTCGATCCGGCGAGTTGGCGGACGGTCCGGTACCAGGGGTTCGTCGGGGAACGGCTCGTCGACGAGCGGACCTTCTCGGCGTTCGATGTCGTCGGCGGGCGCGTGCTGCCGCGCCGGGTCGTGCTTCGCAACCCAGCGGAGGCTGCCGAGGTGCGGATCGAGCACCGCGACCTGACCCTCAACCCGGCCACGCTGGCGTTCCCGTTCTCGCCCGGCGACGCCGAGGTGATTCCGCTCGACTAG
- a CDS encoding tetratricopeptide repeat protein, with the protein MPRFFLFLAVALCCGPASAQPPPDASEAVQQARNDGRRAMRAEQAFVRGLTRAYTGDYEAAIRQYERALELRPGEAAVLVALAEAHEAEENLSAALYFAAQAVAAAPDEPSTYRRLADLQLAAGEADAAAETYESLLDLAPGDLTTLTALARAQQQTGRFEEALATYERVLDRTGESGSVRTRMLSLYQRLGDRAGAVRSLEALVDLDPANAVLRRELADAYLRAERPGDARTTLEALVAERPGDAAARAALAEVYRDAGEDAAADGLVASPAAEVSADALARSLDAEPGNLAGWEQLVLAHLREENPDAALAAADEATFLFPGQAALLRVAALAHAAAGRADEAVRLFGDAIEVLAEDPDDGERTALLDALDQAPGLAPADRQRLRNQLEGSTP; encoded by the coding sequence ATGCCTCGATTTTTTCTCTTCCTCGCTGTCGCGCTGTGCTGCGGTCCCGCCTCGGCGCAGCCGCCGCCGGACGCGTCCGAGGCCGTGCAGCAGGCCCGGAACGACGGGCGACGCGCCATGCGCGCCGAGCAGGCGTTCGTGCGGGGCTTGACCCGGGCCTACACCGGTGACTACGAGGCGGCCATCCGGCAGTACGAGCGCGCCCTCGAACTCCGCCCCGGCGAGGCGGCCGTACTGGTCGCCCTCGCCGAAGCCCACGAGGCTGAGGAGAACCTGTCGGCCGCGCTTTACTTCGCCGCCCAGGCCGTCGCCGCGGCACCCGACGAGCCGAGCACGTACAGACGGCTCGCCGACCTCCAGCTCGCCGCAGGCGAAGCGGACGCGGCGGCCGAGACCTACGAGAGCCTGCTCGACCTCGCGCCCGGCGACCTGACGACCCTGACGGCGCTCGCCCGCGCGCAGCAGCAGACGGGCCGCTTCGAGGAGGCGCTCGCGACCTACGAACGCGTCCTCGACCGCACCGGCGAGAGCGGGTCGGTGCGGACGCGGATGCTGAGCCTCTACCAGCGTCTCGGCGACCGTGCCGGGGCGGTCCGCTCCCTCGAAGCGCTGGTGGACCTCGACCCGGCGAACGCCGTGCTCCGCCGCGAACTCGCCGACGCCTACCTCCGCGCCGAGCGACCCGGCGACGCCCGCACCACGCTCGAAGCACTCGTCGCCGAGCGGCCGGGCGACGCCGCAGCCCGCGCCGCGCTCGCCGAGGTCTACCGCGACGCCGGAGAGGACGCAGCCGCCGATGGGCTCGTCGCCTCGCCGGCCGCCGAGGTCTCGGCCGACGCGCTCGCCCGGTCGCTGGATGCCGAGCCGGGCAACCTGGCCGGGTGGGAGCAGCTCGTGCTCGCTCACCTCCGCGAGGAAAACCCCGACGCTGCCCTCGCCGCTGCCGACGAAGCCACGTTCCTTTTCCCCGGCCAGGCGGCCCTCCTCCGCGTCGCCGCACTCGCCCACGCCGCGGCGGGTCGCGCCGACGAGGCCGTCCGCCTATTCGGAGACGCCATCGAGGTCCTCGCCGAAGACCCGGACGATGGCGAACGGACTGCCCTGCTCGACGCCCTCGACCAAGCCCCCGGCCTCGCGCCCGCCGACCGGCAGCGACTGCGGAACCAACTCGAAGGCAGCACGCCGTAA